The following nucleotide sequence is from Coffea eugenioides isolate CCC68of chromosome 10, Ceug_1.0, whole genome shotgun sequence.
GCATCATAATCTATTAATCCAATGACGGCAGAGATAATGATGGCTGAAAGGATGGCATTTGGTGTGTACTCAAATAGAGGTGTTAAGAACATCAATGTTAGGAACACAACAACGGACATAACAATGTTAGAAACTGCAGTTTGGCATCCGGCCATGTAATTAACTGCAGACCTCGAGAAGGAACCTGCAAGCGATGAATAGATCATGTTAACAGTAAAATAACTGCATTGGAGCATACAATTCTGTTGTAGATGACAAAATACTAGTTGATAGAAAATTGTGTCTATGACATATAGAAGTCTAGGATTGTGAATGTGGAAAGCATTTTCCTTCATCCTCATACTCTTTGACTTGAGAAGAAATGTTTCTGGTTACGAAGAAGCATTCTCTGTAGGTAGTTTGCATCCAGATGATTCTAAAACTTAACCATGACATTGCAACAAAATCTCTGTTTGCATTTCCATTTCACCTGTGGCTACGTAGCAGGATGTCATTGAGCCAACAACATTCATTGCTCCAAGAGCCATCATTTCTTTGTTCCCATCCAGTTGATAGTCCTTCATCGCCGCAAATGTTCTTCCAATTGCAGCAGCTTCCTGACATAATTAAACACCAAGTAGCAGTATTAAGGCAGAatatcaagcaaaatatacaaaaattgaGCAGTACTTCTTTCAAAAGACTTGCTTACTGTCAATGCAATCATGCCTGCTACAACTCCTATCCTAATTCCTTTTAGAAGATAATCGCCAGTAAAGTATATTTGACCCACAGAAGAAGGATTAATTCCTTTCTCTATGTGTTTCACCTGGTAATATCAGCATAGAAGCAGTTTAAAGGCATTGATATGGCTGACATAATCATGGATTGGTACTGTATGAAACAGGATCTTACAATTTGGACCCCCTTCTTGTCAGCATGGGTGATATACACAAAAAAGGTGGACAGCATGACAGAAATCAATGGTGCAATTGCAGGTACCCAAAAGAGTTTCTTGTTCTTCTTTCCCTATTTCACCAATCAGTAAACAGTTAAGAAGATAAGGAGGTTTTTTAAACTTGTTATAGATGAATAGAATGGTAAGAGTTAGGCACACTCACAATGTACTTTGCAACAAGAAGGAAGGCTAAAAAGCTTGATCCAATCACAATGGTCTGCCAGTTCCACTGCAAATTGATATGGACAGAAAATATGTTagcttctttttgtttttacaGTGCAAAAACCATTGCTTCTGCTTCTAATCATGTTAGAGATGTTATGGTGTGCCTGGGACTCTGGGAGAGGGAGACACTGTACTTACCCCATGGTGGATAGAACCAAAAACTGAGCGCATTACAGAAATGATATCTGCTTTCTTTGTAAAACTTTTAATGCCTAAAAATCCCTTAAGTTGTTGGAGGGCAATTGTTATAGCAGCACCACCCATAAAACCAACAATAGCAGCATGAGATAGGAAATCGATTAAAAAGCCCAACCTGAACACAATAAAGGAGTAAGATTACATCTGCAGCCTAGGCACCAGCGAAACATGCCATAAATCTGATTGAAGAAGCACTGGCACATGAATTAAGCGATTTACTAAGCTAGGCTTATAGAACTCTAGCTTCAAATTTGTAGCACCCATAGGAAAGTAAGTGATCAAGCACCTGAGGATCCCAAGGGTAGCTTGAGTGATCCCAGCAAAAAAAGTAGCTGTAAATGCCAGTCGCCGATAATCAACTGCATTTTTGGTCGGATCAATCTCATTCTGCAGTAGGGTCCCCAGCAAGAGAGAAACTACAGCTACTGGTCCAATGGCTATATCTCTTGAACTGCCCATGAAGGCGTAGATCAAAGGGGGAACAAAGCTGGAGTCTGGTAGACACTTTCAACTTGTCAGAGCTTGCATTCTAAATTCTATTATTAAGTTATTCAGGTTAGATACTTACACAGTCCATATTGAGGATCTAAATTTGCAAGCTTTGAGTATCCAATATCCTGTTGTACAAGTAAACAATTTGTTATGATCCATTAAGTGTTGCAGTATAAAGTTGGCTTTTCATCTCACAAATCACCATGGTGGTACCTGAGGAATGCAGAGACTTGCAATGGTGAGCCCAGCAATCAAATCTCCTTTAAACTTAGCAAGATTATAACTTCTACCCCATTCAAGAATAGGGAAGATGGCCTGCACACCAAGTATGAACTGCCGAGACTTTGGCTGATCTTTAAATGGTCGTAAAGGATCATCTGCAAAGAACGTTTCCTTCACAGTGGATGTGAATTCCTTCACAAGATTTTGTTTTGGCGGAACACCAACCTTGTGAATGTATGGTAAATGCTGATGGTGCGAGGATGACAAACTTCTGATGTCCATCTCTTTTGTTTCAGTTCCCCCGTCACCAAAATGGCCCATTAGAGATGAGGACTATTCTGTTCTCTGGAAGGAAACTAGATAACCAATTTACCTGTAGCATAGAGGAAACATACATTATTAGATCAGCAACAACAAAAAGACAATTCCAACTTACAAGTGCAAGCCCATCACAGAGGTCAACAGTGAAATCCTGTTGAGCTTTTGCTAAAACCCTCCTGATCagtttacttggattttgttaATCTCACATGACCACTTTATCTATCAATTGTAGCATTCaacataaaaaatttcattGCAGACATATTTTATAAAAGCAGCTGATGTTTACTTTataaggaagaagaagacagtAACACCACATTGAACCAAGGAAGAAAGTACAACCACCAAGAAACTTTTGTAAATCAAACTAACACCGGGAAAATGAATAATAAATAACATGCAGCAGCAAAGAGAGACAACTAACAATTCAAGTTCCAAGCCTTGTTCAAGATGGAAGGAGCTTAAGAAGTCCAACTTATATAAAAATGTCGGGACATTGCAGGTCAAACCTTCCAAGCTAAAATAGAGCATTAACAACAGCAGTAGCCATGAACCTGGATCTCTTTCTTGTCAGATGCTTCTTAAGAAAGAGAAGCACGATCAGACAGCTCAAAATTTTTGACCCAGTTGACAGATGGATATCCTAAGAACCGCTGATTTTTTAATGATCTCAAACAGCAAAGGAAGTTTTCCCAATGAGCATATTCATGCCTAGATTCATAATCCTTTTCCCTCTCTTCCTTAGATATTTGACTTTAGACTGGCGTCTATTATTTGCAAGAGCAATAAAAATTACTTAAATAAATCTGCATTCTGAAGTGGAGCATTTTGCTCACAAACTTAAGCCTGAATAAAGAAGAGTTGAACCAATTCCTTGTCACGaaaaggcaaaaattggatCATTAATTTCAGCAACTAATGATCAGATCCTTTGAAACGTCTGACATTATGAATGTCACTACAACAATGACGAGAGCCTTGCTGAAGATCCCTTGACATTAATTTAATCCTGAACTGATCACTTTCCATGTGTTAAAAACCAACAAAAAGCTCACTTCCAAAGGTCCAATGGTTAACCAACAAACATTCTATTGAACAGTAGCAGTTCAAGCATGCCATCTTTTAGGACTTGTGAAATTGCATAATTAGATTAATTTGCTACTGTATCTGCTCCAAAGTGCCAAGGTTTTAACTTCTCCTGTTCGTTTATCTTTATCATTTATGTTTTATCCTTAGGGTTGATTCCACATTTCTATATACAAGCGTATTTAATCTGGCAGTTACAGGGGATGGTGAGGAAATTAATTCAGACACATTGAATTTCTTGCGTTACCTATACTAAACTGTAAAATTGCCAAACTCTAATAGCAAAacccagaaaaagaaaaaacaaattcaCTTCAGTTTCCACGAAACAACATTCCTTAGCAATTGGCTACAAGATACCAAAACACATCGGGACGAAATTCACCGCCAAAAATGTACCTAAAATCCAAAATGCAATGCCTATATGGTAGTAACAGTAACTCTTAAAAGAACATATTCCATCCATGCCATGCAAAAATAACGGGTACAAACCTATTCCAAATTTCATGGTACAAGTAAAAAGTTTGTTCAGAGAATAAAGCCACCACTAAAAAAAATGGAAGCATTTGACTAACCTCTTCGGGAGTTTCTAACTTTCAATTGATGCCACTGATAGTGGAGAGATCACAATGGGGCAGCTCGAGAGAAGGGCCCTACCTTCtgaaaagtcacaaaatctgcAAAGCCAAACTATAAAAACTCGTAAACGATTAGAGTAAAAGCTTCAGAAAAAGTTAAAAGGCATATTAAGAAACTTTTGAAGATACGTGCAGGAACTTTAACCACCGTGCCTTTTTTCTTCCCACACTCGACGGTCCTCCTACTACTGGAATCCAGTGCACTTATTTTGAACCCAGAAAAAGGAGGACGAAACTCCAAGAAATCCAATTCCAGATGGGAGAATACATGAtcccttcaaaaaaaaaaaacgtccAAGTTCAATGAATCTGATGCCTCGAGGTGTTTTTCCCAAAAAGGGTTGCGAAATTTTGTGATTCTCTTTAATGGGTTCTTAAGAAAATCTGTGAAGATCGAGGAAGAGAGAACATCCTGAAGCTCTCATCAAAGAGAATGAGGAATGCCGACAGAACTATAGATACCACATtcagaaaaaagggaaaaaaaaagtccaaTATTACGTGCACATAGGTCATGCATAGCAGTGTCCTAGGAGAACATTTGTAAT
It contains:
- the LOC113750051 gene encoding sulfate transporter 1.3-like, which gives rise to MGHFGDGGTETKEMDIRSLSSSHHQHLPYIHKVGVPPKQNLVKEFTSTVKETFFADDPLRPFKDQPKSRQFILGVQAIFPILEWGRSYNLAKFKGDLIAGLTIASLCIPQDIGYSKLANLDPQYGLYSSFVPPLIYAFMGSSRDIAIGPVAVVSLLLGTLLQNEIDPTKNAVDYRRLAFTATFFAGITQATLGILRLGFLIDFLSHAAIVGFMGGAAITIALQQLKGFLGIKSFTKKADIISVMRSVFGSIHHGWNWQTIVIGSSFLAFLLVAKYIGKKNKKLFWVPAIAPLISVMLSTFFVYITHADKKGVQIVKHIEKGINPSSVGQIYFTGDYLLKGIRIGVVAGMIALTEAAAIGRTFAAMKDYQLDGNKEMMALGAMNVVGSMTSCYVATGSFSRSAVNYMAGCQTAVSNIVMSVVVFLTLMFLTPLFEYTPNAILSAIIISAVIGLIDYDAAILIWKIDKFDFVACMGAFFGVVFASVEIGLLIAVTISFAKILLQVTRPRTATLGRIPRTNVYRNIQQYPEANKVPGLLIVRIDSAIYFSNSNYIRERILRWLTDEEEQLKAAGHPQIQFLIVEMSPVTDIDTSGIHALEELHGSLQKRQVQLILANPGRVVLDKLHASNFANLIGQDKIFLTVADAVHTCSPKLAEEV